DNA from Sorex araneus isolate mSorAra2 chromosome 6, mSorAra2.pri, whole genome shotgun sequence:
CTGCCTTTACCTGGTCCTCCTCCAAACCAGCCTCTTTTGCGTAAAAGCCATTGTCTTCCCATCACCTTCCACTTTCCCCTGTTGCCCTTCCCTCTCACCGTCCCTCCTCGTTGTCTCTACAGTAGACTGACCCTGTACAATGCTGTTCCTTCTGACTGGAATGTGCTTCCATGTGATATCACAAGGCTCACCCCTTCCTCTCAAGACCTTTATGAGGTGCCACCTACACAGAAAAGCCAACTGGGACCATCCTGTACAAACTTGCAAACTGCTTCCACCCACCAACCCCCCCTAACCCCTTCTCCGGCGCCCACCCTCTGTTCTCCTAGCTTAATTAGCATTTACTTAGTAGATATGCTTATTGTTTGACACCCACACAAAATATAAGCTGCAGAAGGGTAGATTtatgtcttttgtcttttttttgtgtgtgtttttttctttttttgctttttgggtcacacctggcgattcacaggggttattccaggctctacactcaggaattacccctggcggtgctcatgggaccatatgggatgctgggaatcgaacccgggtcggccgcgtgcaaggcaaatgccctacccgctgtgctatctctccagcccctatgtcttttgttttggggttcacTTACTGCTAGTTCCCTGATAGACTTTAGGTGTCAGATCTGCGGCATCCCTTCTAAAGGATGAATGCTCTGTATGTGCCAACTCTATTCTATTTCCCACTGTATAGAGACAAGACCCACAAGGTCTTTTTGCTCCTATGTCACTTGCATTCCCAGGAATGAATGCagacaaataaattcaaaatgcaCAAGATAGTGATAATACTGtaaagagaatgaaagaggaTCATGACAGTGACTGCTGTATACACTGAGGAGTTAGAGAACACCCTCCTGGGGAGGTGACATTTTATATCAAGATATTGAggaaaggtatcactgtatcactgtcatcccattgctcatcgatttactcgagcgggcaccagtaacatctccattgtgagacttgttgttactgtttttggcatactgaatacatcacaggaagcttgccagattctgctgtgcgggcaagatactctcagtagcttgctgagcctccgagaggggcggaggaatcgaacctggataggccatgtgcaaggtaaatgccctacccgctgtgctatcactccagcccatcccaaAAGAACAGCACcataatttcttttctgttaCAAATTAGACAActgtggtaaaaagaaaaaatttctagcCTTTTTAGTAGGTATAACTGATAGTTTATAGTAGGAGCATATAGCCATAaacttgactttttatttttataaaagacctaaggaaaaaaagcaaagaaaatgtgtcttcagcaatataaaataaatcattgtagGACGgttatagaggcaggcttgaggggtggttggaaaaacggagacactggtggagggatggtgacagttgtggtgggattggtgctgaaatactgaatgcctgtagcaaatcatcatgaacaactttgtaaaatgtggtgttttaaataaagtgggagaaaaaaaagaaaatgtgtcataACTGTATGTAACATATGCATAGTGTGATAAAATAACAGAagcatttaaactttttaaaagcatttcctGAAGTATATCTTAAACCAAATGGGAGGTTACATGCTGACAAAACACCAAGGATAAGTTCATAGACAAGACAGCTTCAGGGAGCCGCAATGGCGGCTTAGAGGTTCTCTACTCCTCTCAGTGCCTGGGACAGTGGTGCAGGAGTTGGTCATATAGTAAGTGTTGGTTGCTGATATTTTtactatatacatacatgcatacatacacatataatgtttgggggcacatctgacagtgctgacagtgctcagggcttactcctggctctgtgttcagggatcactcttgatggtgctcaggggatcatatgtggtaccaggaattaaactacatataaggcaagcaccttacccactatgttatctttgactgttaattttaatttattattattgttgttgttgttgtagttgtttggggttttgggccacaaagtcagtgctcaggtattactcctgactccgtgctcagggatcactcctgacagggattggagaccaaatggggtgctggagattacaCCCATCTCAGCtgtatataaggcaaacaccctaccctctgtactatctctctggtccagctgTTGATTTTAAATTAGGGTAAATTAAACTTCCTGAGTAACTCCAATTTTGACAATCAACACTTAAAGAAACAATTCCCATGCAATTCTTATTAAAACAAGGACTCACTTGTTGTGTAATAAGATTTAACTTTGCTGGTACTGGCAAAAATCTTCCTACTAAAGTAGTCATTGGTTTAGGGACCTCTGTAAGGAAGATAATTAAAATTAACTGATAGCATATATTGTTCTTCTCCCACTTGCacatattaaaaagcaaaaaatgatgtTTTGTGGATTTATGTCATGTAAAAGCCACTTAAATTTATCTTAATCCTGTTTGTATTTTCTATTGTATAAAACTTTTTTAGGTTAATGTATTTTATGTGTGAGGCTGTTACCTTAACTTATTACACTCAGTTTCTTCATATTAAAAGCTACTTGAGTTCTCAGGGTAAGTCtatgtgggaaaaaaaacaaaaaacaaaaaaaacctgactAGTGCCCACATCAGGGACTCATTAGCTAgttgacattttcaaagaaagcaCAGTGACATCTGTTGGACACTGTGTGAACTACTTTGAATTTTTGTGGCATCTCTTCAAGAGGTTACAAAGTTGTTAGGATATAAATACTTATTGGGCGATTTGATACTTAACTGTAACTGATagaattgttaatattttttgtcTAGAGACCTGTGATAAACATTCCTGAGACAATTAAGACCCTGTAAACCTTCTGAGTCTCAGTCAAAGGAGAAAGACGAGTTTCTTAAATCTCATTTACTCCAAGCTTAtgaaacattttttggggggagggaggtgaaaGAAAACATCTGACAGTGTTTGGTCACCTCCTGGCAGCatctggggaccacacttgggtttgtgttcagggtcaccggactctgtgttcaaggaccagtcctggcagtgcttggaagactatgtggtgctgagattcaAGTCAGAGTGACAGCCACAGCTGCAGGCGAGGTCAGTGCCTTAGCCTTTGTACTACTATCTGACCTGCTTATGCATGCTTGAATGATGCTACCTTAAGACTCAGATctccaactacattgtagtcgaaggccatgtgggggaagggagttgcgggctgaatgagggctagagactgagcacagcggccactcaacacctttattgcaaaccacaacagctaattagagagagagaacagaagggaatgccttgccacagtggcagggtggggtgggggggagatgggattggggagggtgggagggatgctgggtttacgggtggtggagaatgggcactggtgaagggatgggttcccgaacttcgtatgagggaagtataagcacaaaagtgtataaatctgtaactgtaccctcacggtgattctctaattaaaaataaataaatttaaaaaaaagactcagatCTAACAGGGTGCATCTATTTTCTGTTGATACATGATATATTCTGttaccgttactgtttttggcatattgaatacaccatgggtagtttgtcaggctctgccatgggggcaatatactctcgtagcttgccgggctctccaagaggaatgggggaatcaaacccgggtcggcctcgtgcaaggcgaacactctacccactgtgctataaaacagtaacaagaagtctcacaatggagacgttactggtgcctgtctGCTCAAACATGATATATACATGTAGCTTATTAAAAAGGGGAAGTGATTAGGTGACAAGGGACTATATTTGAAGAACATCATATAAAAAATTGTTAATCTAGTCATGAGGACTTATGCTGTATGCAGAAGGAACAGAATCAAGAGAGAAGCTCTCCAAGCTGTTAGAGAGGGTCAGATGAAGACAGAAAATATGAAACTGACACATAGCAAAGGGCTTCTGAAGACCAAAGCCCTAATTCTGCTTCTtcatcacagaaaagaaaatatcttgaTGGCATTATATCTGTCTCTGGATAAAAAAGACTTTGGGGATGGAGAGTCCAACTCTTTCTTTATTCCCTGCACTTCAAAGGCCCAGTGAAATGACATCTTGGCAAGGCCAGTGAATCATCTGATAATGTGATTTTCTTGCTAACTCAAGATTTGTGAGTCATCTACAAAGAGATGTCTAGTTTTCAAACAATTAGTGTCAAACTTCTCTAATGATCCTAAAACTGGGTCATCTCATACGTAACCACTCATAAGGCATTTCAGAACAATCAAGTATTTATAGGTCATTTACTACTGTACTAAAGATGTTTCTGAACAGACAAATGTTAGATAAGTGAGCATCATAGTTACTTCAGAACTCATAGTGAATTAGGTTAGAATAATAACAGCTTCGTTTTCACTTTTATTCTACATACAAATTCAAATACATCAACTTATCACTTTacatataatatgatatattttaataaattcactTTGTACCTGACTGTAGATAGTTATTTTGGTCTTGATACTGAGGAACTAAATGAAGTGCTTTTAGTTCTCTTGTGCCAGAATTATCTATACACAGCATTTGTGTACCACCTTTCAATTGACATATcacctaaaagtaaaaaaaatcagatttcatttttaaagctaTCCAGCAACATAAGCCTAAATAAAGTTAAGAAAACATCTTTAATACAGAATTtaagttttaatgaaaaaatgaCAGACTTCTCAATTTCTTACTCTATAGTAACATGATCTGTGGAAATTTTAGAGGTAACAAGGGGGACCTCCAGGAAATATTTTATGTGCTGTATTCAGTGTGCAAATAAAAATTCTTGTTCATATCTTTATTGAAAGTTATCTGGCCACTAAAGTTTAGGGTAAGGAGTGGGTGACACACACCAAAGACTGTTCTCCTGCCCTTACACTCCAGTGTGAAAAGCAAGAGTTAACGCTAATAAATACATTATCTCTCCCGATTTTATTTCTTATCTCTGTAGTGGACCACATATAGAGCATAATCTTTCATTTTATGACAGTTCTTTCCTGCTACATACACATTATTAGTatttatgggatttttttaatggcCACTTATTTTCTACAAGTACAACTTGAAAAATTAATCCAACTACTGAAAATACTAAGAAACCACATCAATTTTCCTACACCTGCCAAGATTGCCTAGCTGGATTCCAACCATAATTCCTAAGCAAACTAGAAGCAACATAAGGATAGTGGTAAATGTCCTTTAAACACTTGGTGGTAGTGAGTGTAATTAACTGTATACACCAAAACTATACATTttaacaacattagaatcatgaTACCTAaactatattaattattttattttggggaggtcaCAGCCTGGCTGTCCTCAGTCAGGGCccatttctggcaggcttgggggaccatatagggtgctagcaatccaacccaggtcacctgcatacaaagcaagcaccttaccctccgTACTATCTATATAacctctaaaataatttttttgaagaaaagagAAGCAGTGGTTTGTGAGCAGTCTCTAATTCTCGTGGAAAGCCACAAATACTCAGAGAGACAATGGTTTTGCTTTGGGCTTCCTAGATAGTAAAATTCATATAAACACAAAACATGTGGTACAAATAATAGCATAGATAGATCTCATGGTAAGAAGATTCATATGAACACTCATGTTCAgtggaaattttatttgtatttggggaaaagtttttttcttatgtggtgctaaggatcaaagaTAAGACCTCACATATGTCATCTACTTCTTAGTCACATCCTCAGCATATATCTGGATGATAACCATATACTCACATTTACCATAATCATATACCTTCAcacatgcattaaaaaaaatacactggggggctggagagatagcacagcggctagggcgtttgccttgcacgcggccaacccgggttcaaatcccagcatcccatatggtcccctgagcatggccacgggtaattcctgagtgcagagccaggagtaacccctgtgcatcgccaggtgtgacccaaaaaagcaaaaaaaaaaaaaaaaaaacactgggagAAATCTCAGGCCTCTATTGCACAACCCTAGGCTCTGCCAACCCCTCAGGGAATGTAGTATCATTACTCAGTAGTCTAATGTCATTTTCTAGAAAGGTTCTCATCCTGCCTCCCCTAGCTCGGATGCCCTGGAAAGTTTGCTCTCAGAACCAAGGGGCCTGAGCAGAACCATAGAGAAGTAAGTGCTGGTGTCTGCCATAGCTATACCCAAATTTGCAAGGATTTTGCTTTTCAAGCATTTCCTAACACTAGAAATGTCTAGCGCCAGGGTTTCCTCAGAATAAAGAGCTTCTGGGGGAAAGGTCATTCTTGGGTTCTTTGTACTCTAAGCTCTTTGCTAAAGGAGTGACTGGGACAAGGACTCCCGGCTCACTTCCTTACAGCCTTCACCACGCTGAGACCTACACCCACAGAACCATGCTCCCATCACCACATGGAGGCATACAGCTTGGTCACTGTCTGTACCTGGACAAGAAGAATTCTATTACTTATTGCAACAGTGGCTATTCTCTCCAACTAACACGCACTGTGCTCGTTTTTGTATTGCTAAGatcaagaagaaatgagaattaTTGATGGGAAAGAAACATTAGAAAGCCTCTCTGTCCTTTTAATAGATAAGACAACCCAAACTACTGATCAAACCAGTAACTGAAACAATAACTGTTGGCCTTGCAACAAGGGCTGAACACAGCATAAAATTAAGACACATTTTCTTTGACATCATTACCATTGGGTTAGAATCTTTCTTGTGAGAGCAGCTGGAAGTGTCTTCTGTTTCTTGGGATGAAGTGAACTTGCAACAATTTTCCTGAGCAAGAGTGTTCTGGAAAGTTGCTTCCTCTGGACTATTACCTGTAATAGTACCACCTACTTCTTTGATTTcaacctgaaaaaaaattataaattataatgtgGACAttggtttgtgtatgtgtgtgcatgaaacccagggcctcacacatacactctaccactgagtcagaTCCCTTGATCTAGAAGTTAAATTTCAGGGGGGAGCACACTGCTaggactactcctggttcattGGGAATTGCTCTGGAGACATGCTATGCTAGGGACTTAACCTGGGCTTCCTATatacaaagcttgtgctccagctcttttGAACTATCTCCACAATTCAGAAGTTATCTTTTTTAAAGAGTGCCTCTCTTACTATTAACAAACACTTGTGTAATGAATGTATATAATTTCTTCAGCCCCATACAACCAATATGTGAAGTAGGTGAAATCAAAGTTTTACAGAAGAGAAACAAAGATACATATGTCAAAGTGAATTGCTAATGAATAtttactggtttttattttttaattttttttggttttatatttttaaatatcccactAAACCTATTCATactagggccagagtaatagtacagtgggtggagggtttgtcttgcatgtagctgactcgggttcaacaGCAGAGACCCAGGCTCCTGCTTCTGTGGCTTATGATCTTCAAAGTTAGGCTCTGGACAGCTCAACACCAATTCAAAATGCTCTACAAAGACTTCATTTGTAGCTGATTTTTAATTTACTGCAATGACTTACTGGCTCAAGAATGAATGGAATTTCCCAAAGTGAATCCTTTGGGGAACCAGCAATTTTGCTTAGGCTCTTTTAGTTCCTTTCAAAACTGATGTTTCCAATGCAGCTGAACTGTCAGTGGCTCTCCGTAGTCGAGGGTACTTAGCAAAACTGGCAGCAATTTACTATATTACCTACACTTGAGCAATCTATATTATCCACTCTTGAACAATCACTGTTAACAGCTTAACAACTTGGTGTCAAGGCTTGGGAAATACAGCTATTAACTGTGGCAGCTTGCTGTGAATCAAGAGGCCTTATATAACTGAAGGGGGAACCTGTGAAATGTGAACACGGAAAAGTCAATGACACTGTTCCCACTGGTTGCTCTACCCAGGATTAGAATAACTCGTCCCAAACAGGGCTTCTCTGCTACCCACCTGCTACACCCGGGGCCTCTTTCCCAGATGctcctgcaggggcgggggggggggggggcgggcaggattTGGACTACCCACCCACAACTCCATTCACCCTTGGGTAGAAATAATACTGATGGGGTATACGAATCCACTGTGGGGGACTGGTTCACCAGGGGTTGTAGACAGGACGTGTGGATGGGGCCCCAGGGTTGAGGCTTGATGTTAGGGCGTGCAGGGTTGGGGCGCGGGCGGGTAGTCCCGTATCTTACTGGGATCACGCGCACGCCGGGGTGCGCGGCGCTGTCGCGGGCCCAGGTGCCCAGGGGCAGCACGGCAGGGCTACGGTGGGGTGTCAGCAGCGACGAGAGAAAATGCACGTTGTAGGAGGGCGGCGGCGGCACCGCGGGCAGCGCAGCATCCTCCAGCGGGTGCAGCTCCGGGAGGCTGGGGAAGTCGGCCAGGGCGCCGTCCTCGTCCGCGCCGTCCCCCAGCAGCTCTACCTTCACCTTGCCCTTGCCGTCGGGGGGCGGCGGAGGGTTGAAGGCGTGTAGCAGCGGCTCCTTGGCGTCGGCGGCGCTCAGGTAGGCGTCCTTGAACACCTGGAACTCATCCTCCTCCTGCTTCACCACCGCCGCCGGCTTCAGCGCCAGCGCGTCGCCCACGAACGGGCCCTCGGCGCCGAACAGGTCCCCCACCATCGCGTCCTCGGGGTCCAGCAGCGGCGCCTCCTCCATGACCACCTGCAGGAAGCCACGTCGGCCTGAGGCTGGGGCGAGCCCGAGGGGGTCCCAGCTGAGGGCTGTGGGGGCGGTTCCTGAGGGGGCCTGGGGTCCCAACTGAGGGCTGTGGGGGCGGTTCCTGAGGGGGCCTGGGGTCCCAACTGAGGGCTGTGGGGGGCGGTTCCTGAGGGGGCCTGGGGTCCCAACTGAGGGCTGTGGGGGTCCCAATTGAGGGCTGTGAGGAGGGGCAGTTCCTGAGGGAACCTGGGGGTCCCAACTGAGGGCTGTGGGGGGAGGTTcctgagggggcctgggggtcccaaTTGAGGGCTGTGAGGAGGGGCGATTCCTGAAGGGGCCTGGGGGGTCCCAACTGAGGGCTGTGAGGAGGGGCGGTTcctgagggggcctgggggtcccagTTAATGGCTGTGGGGGGCGACTTCTGAGTGGGAATGGGGGTCCGAACTGAGGGCTGTGGGGGCGGTTCCTGAGGGGCACGGGCTGGCTGGCGGTTGTGAGGGGCTCTGCTGAGGGAATGGGAGTCCCCACCCACAGACGAAGGGAATGGGGGTTGCGGGGCGCTACCTGAGGGTGAACGGGGGTCCCTTCCTGAGGGGGAACCGGGGCCGCTGGCTGAGGGGGGCTGTTGGGGGCGCTGCCTAGGGGCTCACGGGGGTTCCCGCTGCTGACTGGGCGGGTtccgaggggtgggggtggaagcaaCCCCGCGGCTCCCGAGGGGCTCACAGGGGCTCCCGCACTCCCGGGGCGCTGACGGGAGGGAAGCCCCGTGGAGAGaggcccgccctcccctcccctcccctcccctccctgccggTGACGGGGTCCAGGCACCTGCGGGGCGCCCCGTCCTGGCTCCTCAGAGCGACCCGCGGGCCCCTGGAGCATCCAGCGAGCGGCGGTTGGCGGTTGAGGGGGCGTGGCCGGAAGAGGGCGCGGTCATGGGGCGTGGGCGTGGCTTATTGTGGGCGGGGCAAGGTCCGGAGGGCGGGTCCGGGGCTGGTATCAGGCGTGGGAGTTTATGGGACACCCCTGCTTTgtctgccgctgctgctgctgggtaCTGTCCCTCTGGAGTTCTGGGAATCATGTGGGACAGGGATAAGCCCCACGCAGAGGCGAGGCATGCCTTCACACTTTGGATTACCTCTCCTGCCTgaccttcttctcttttttccccttttatttctttatctgtttattttggctttttggttacttctggctctgcactcaggaatggaattactcctggaggtgtttgggggaccatatgggatgctgaggatcgaacctgccatgcgcaaggcaaatgccctacctgctgtattatttattgctccagccccctgactttaggggtttttttgttttgttttgttttgttcttttgctgtttggctcacacccggcagtgcacaggagttagttattcctggctctgcactcaggagttactcctggtggtgctggggggatgggggggtaaacatatgggatgctgggaatcgaacctgggttggccacatgcaaggtaaacaccctacccactgtgctgtcgctccagccccactgaccttagtttttaaaaaatatttttgaggaaccaggagccgcggcacgagaaacagaccctccgcgcctattgactgtgatcctgaggtctcctaacccattttggcaccagagcggattcctgcagccatgcattttgactgtgaactgagctacaacctcgtgcagcccggggagggatatttttccctctccaccccatttttctg
Protein-coding regions in this window:
- the TESMIN gene encoding tesmin, which codes for MEEAPLLDPEDAMVGDLFGAEGPFVGDALALKPAAVVKQEEDEFQVFKDAYLSAADAKEPLLHAFNPPPPPDGKGKVKVELLGDGADEDGALADFPSLPELHPLEDAALPAVPPPPSYNVHFLSSLLTPHRSPAVLPLGTWARDSAAHPGVRVIPVEIKEVGGTITGNSPEEATFQNTLAQENCCKFTSSQETEDTSSCSHKKDSNPMVICQLKGGTQMLCIDNSGTRELKALHLVPQYQDQNNYLQSEVPKPMTTLVGRFLPVPAKLNLITQQLDNGSLPSVANGSTFPSGSTLSGPPKIALAGYCDCFAGGDFCNNCNCNNCCNNLRHEIERFKAIKACLDRNPEAFQPKIGEGQLGAVRPRHNKGCKCKRSGCLKNYCECYEAKIMCSSICKCIGCKNYEESPERKTLMNMTNYMDGGDLDGGRHSPPSRLSVPPRVSQERRAASCISWEVVEATCACLLAQGEEAEREHCSQGLAEQRVLEEFGRCLSQILRIGFEAQGLKVE